A single Prevotella sp. E15-22 DNA region contains:
- a CDS encoding AraC family transcriptional regulator gives MDIFEFKPRKGAGTLRMGDSDELVLVDCFGGMPAGRIKPMDHGIIVICTAGAAQFEYDGQTIQLNKNDLFLYMVSSVVEKFMSTPDFNCRQVWFSRGEMWNMNMFTKSSLADVQLLKQNPKVSLSDTDATLFDSYFQQLSHHMRNSSLVLYPDIVRSIVSTILLETLSVLRRGEQRTKCETTYGDSRLHGKKLADRFMQLVEQSDGRIRRVDEFAKMLHVTPKYLSKLLMETMNRRPSEMVHFFTLQAIENRLRFTDMTMQQISDDLQFPNASFFGKYFKEHSGMTPMEYRVKYQNNNEDE, from the coding sequence TGATAGCGACGAGTTGGTGCTGGTGGATTGCTTTGGCGGTATGCCTGCTGGCAGAATAAAACCTATGGACCATGGTATCATTGTTATCTGCACGGCAGGAGCTGCCCAGTTCGAGTATGACGGTCAGACCATTCAGCTGAACAAGAATGACCTATTTCTCTACATGGTAAGTTCTGTTGTGGAGAAGTTTATGTCTACTCCCGACTTCAATTGTCGCCAAGTATGGTTCTCTCGTGGCGAAATGTGGAACATGAACATGTTCACTAAAAGCAGCCTTGCCGACGTGCAGCTATTGAAGCAGAATCCCAAGGTTTCGCTATCCGATACCGATGCTACACTGTTTGATTCTTACTTTCAGCAGCTCAGCCATCACATGCGCAATAGTTCCTTGGTGCTCTATCCCGACATCGTGCGCTCCATTGTCAGCACCATCCTCTTAGAGACGCTTTCTGTGCTGCGTAGAGGAGAACAACGAACAAAGTGCGAAACAACATATGGCGATTCAAGACTGCATGGCAAGAAACTTGCCGACCGCTTTATGCAACTGGTAGAGCAGAGCGATGGTCGCATACGTCGCGTCGATGAGTTTGCCAAGATGCTGCATGTCACTCCTAAATACCTCTCAAAACTGTTGATGGAGACTATGAATAGGCGCCCCAGTGAGATGGTTCATTTCTTCACGCTCCAAGCTATCGAGAACCGTCTGCGTTTTACCGATATGACAATGCAGCAGATTTCCGACGACCTGCAATTCCCCAATGCCTCCTTCTTCGGCAAGTATTTCAAAGAGCACTCAGGAATGACACCTATGGAGTATCGCGTGAAATATCAGAATAACAACGAAGACGAATAA
- a CDS encoding response regulator transcription factor, whose product MKNILKVETPNDYARFVDAPVLHPLISIIHYDELAPFRHSLNNYGVYGLFIQRQFPRNLSYGMRKWQVSDGSIIAVEPGQIGGLEDNGERISLCGWVLLWSPELLNGTELERQIDRYQFFSYFFDGSLRMEPDEWLCITQLVTQMRQELQTHEDSPSLRNVLLGYLHLILEYCNRIYQRQLFEEDRGEADLLKRFHNLLQTYFRENRQLMQGLPTVAWCASELAYSPRYFGDIVHKATGGTAIGYIHNYVINQAKSLLMQGHNISETSRLLGFDFPHHFTRLFKRITGLTPSEFLGKSDFELEYED is encoded by the coding sequence ATGAAGAATATTCTGAAGGTTGAAACTCCTAACGACTACGCTCGTTTTGTGGATGCACCAGTGTTGCACCCATTAATTAGCATCATCCATTACGACGAGCTGGCACCCTTCCGTCACAGTCTGAACAACTATGGCGTGTATGGGCTGTTCATTCAGCGGCAGTTCCCCCGTAATCTCTCATACGGCATGCGGAAATGGCAGGTGAGCGATGGTTCTATCATTGCAGTGGAACCAGGACAGATCGGTGGACTGGAGGACAACGGCGAACGCATCTCGTTATGTGGTTGGGTGCTGCTGTGGTCGCCCGAACTGTTGAACGGCACTGAACTGGAACGCCAGATAGACCGCTATCAGTTCTTCTCGTATTTCTTTGATGGTTCGCTGCGCATGGAGCCCGACGAATGGCTCTGTATCACGCAACTGGTGACCCAGATGCGACAAGAGTTGCAGACACACGAGGACTCCCCGTCTTTGAGAAATGTGCTGCTTGGCTATCTGCACCTGATACTGGAATACTGTAATCGTATCTATCAGCGCCAGCTTTTCGAAGAGGACAGGGGAGAGGCTGACCTGCTGAAGCGCTTTCACAACTTGCTTCAAACCTATTTTCGTGAGAACCGTCAGCTGATGCAGGGTTTGCCTACCGTCGCTTGGTGCGCTTCCGAACTGGCTTATTCGCCTCGTTATTTTGGCGATATTGTCCACAAGGCAACTGGTGGCACAGCTATTGGCTACATCCACAACTACGTTATCAATCAGGCGAAAAGTCTGTTGATGCAGGGTCACAACATCAGCGAGACCTCCCGCCTGCTCGGATTCGATTTCCCCCACCATTTTACTCGTCTCTTCAAGCGCATCACGGGACTTACGCCCAGCGAGTTCTTAGGGAAATCCGATTTTGAACTTGAGTACGAAGATTGA
- a CDS encoding amidohydrolase family protein, whose translation MIAANGFAQGVIDVHSHLITPEFMSTLENEGRLMDEGFPLPKYNVKNHLRWMDEAGVETSVLTLAAPQPSSAEVVRQTNEAAARIKKEHPGRFLFCAALPLPDVSKAIEEVKYALDVLKADGIKLATNVNGQYLGAPELDTLFSVLNERKAVVILHPHRPEPVNKQVMQQTPLAMQEYLSETTRAVSNMISRNVLARYNNIKVIVPHCGAYLPLAIPRMKSLTPVMQTNKMVGEIDYEANLRTLYYDLAGTHSPEVIHMLLTITTPDHLLYGSDYPYVAPQVLTQSLARMKDYLSKEPDLAPFKEMILWKNAKSLTQSLSTPLHTREGQRGGSLIARIAEIEVYPQYMKEYLAFANEVGRLSIEREPGVICLYPMQSAEDSCQIRILEIYASDESYQQHLKTDHFQKYKQGTLHMVKDLRLPTMKPLDPETMKLIFKKQR comes from the coding sequence ATGATAGCAGCAAACGGTTTCGCTCAGGGCGTGATTGATGTGCACTCACACCTCATCACTCCTGAGTTTATGTCGACTCTTGAAAACGAGGGACGACTGATGGACGAGGGATTCCCCTTGCCAAAGTACAATGTGAAGAATCATCTCAGATGGATGGACGAGGCTGGTGTGGAGACATCGGTATTGACATTGGCGGCTCCACAACCTTCGTCTGCAGAGGTGGTGAGACAGACCAATGAGGCTGCCGCTCGCATCAAGAAGGAGCACCCTGGACGATTCCTGTTCTGTGCTGCCCTACCCCTACCCGATGTCTCGAAAGCCATTGAGGAGGTGAAATATGCACTTGATGTATTGAAGGCTGACGGCATTAAACTGGCAACAAACGTAAACGGACAGTATCTGGGTGCACCCGAACTCGACACGCTTTTCTCAGTCTTGAACGAGCGCAAGGCTGTGGTGATTCTGCATCCCCATCGCCCAGAACCGGTCAATAAGCAGGTGATGCAACAGACACCGCTGGCTATGCAGGAATATCTCTCAGAGACTACCCGTGCCGTATCGAACATGATCAGTCGCAACGTGTTGGCCCGCTATAATAATATAAAGGTAATAGTGCCCCATTGCGGTGCCTATCTGCCACTTGCCATCCCACGCATGAAGTCGCTGACACCCGTGATGCAGACCAACAAAATGGTAGGTGAGATTGACTACGAGGCCAACCTCCGCACCCTCTATTACGACCTTGCGGGGACACACTCTCCAGAGGTCATCCACATGCTGCTCACCATCACCACGCCCGACCACCTGCTCTATGGTTCCGACTATCCCTACGTGGCCCCACAGGTGCTCACGCAGAGTCTGGCAAGGATGAAAGACTATCTCTCGAAAGAGCCCGACCTGGCACCATTCAAGGAGATGATTCTGTGGAAGAATGCGAAAAGTCTCACCCAATCACTATCTACTCCCCTCCATACAAGGGAGGGGCAAAGAGGAGGGTCTCTGATTGCCCGCATTGCTGAGATTGAGGTCTATCCGCAGTATATGAAGGAATATCTCGCCTTTGCTAACGAGGTGGGTCGCCTGAGTATAGAGCGCGAGCCTGGTGTCATCTGCCTGTATCCCATGCAGAGTGCCGAAGACTCATGCCAGATTCGCATCCTCGAAATCTATGCCTCCGATGAATCCTATCAGCAGCATCTCAAGACCGACCACTTCCAGAAGTACAAGCAGGGTACACTCCACATGGTGAAAGACCTCAGACTGCCTACCATGAAGCCACTCGACCCAGAAACAATGAAACTGATATTCAAAAAGCAGAGATAA
- a CDS encoding cyclophilin-like fold protein → MHKYLLFLAAMLFCSCSADNEAKAETPTMNKIYITIDGQTQSATLVDNDATRELVAALQNAPITVTLNDNDFEIWGSLGKSLTTKNEQMTTLPGDIVLYNGSNICIFYESNSWSYTRLGHIDGLSENELRTFLKAGESNISVTLSLALSTGINTVKCEKLKDKKCYTLQGTLAQAGHKGIIIQNGKKIIRKQ, encoded by the coding sequence ATGCATAAGTATTTATTATTTTTAGCCGCCATGCTGTTCTGCAGCTGTTCTGCAGACAATGAAGCGAAAGCAGAAACACCTACTATGAATAAAATTTATATTACTATCGATGGACAAACGCAAAGCGCGACACTTGTGGACAATGATGCCACACGCGAGTTGGTTGCTGCACTTCAGAACGCACCCATAACAGTGACTCTCAACGACAACGATTTTGAGATATGGGGTTCTTTAGGCAAATCGCTGACAACGAAAAACGAGCAGATGACAACCCTACCTGGAGACATCGTTCTTTATAACGGCAGCAACATATGCATCTTCTACGAGTCAAACTCTTGGAGCTATACTCGTTTAGGACATATCGACGGACTGTCAGAAAATGAGCTTCGCACATTCCTCAAAGCAGGCGAAAGCAACATCAGTGTTACCCTGTCGCTTGCACTGTCCACAGGCATCAATACAGTTAAGTGTGAAAAGTTAAAAGATAAAAAATGCTATACTCTACAAGGCACATTAGCTCAGGCTGGACATAAAGGAATCATAATTCAAAACGGTAAAAAGATAATTAGAAAACAATGA
- a CDS encoding flavodoxin family protein has translation MKKVIVISTSLRHGSNSDMLADKFVEGAKAAGNKVEKISLVGKNIQFCKGCFGCQKLGRCVINDDVNDIMAKVLEADVVCWATPIYYYEMSGQMKTLIDRMNGMYEQDYQFRDVYMLSTAAEDEDDTSTRAEAGLKGWVDCYPKSRMAGTLFCGGVNEAREIMGNPKLQEAFELGEKV, from the coding sequence ATGAAAAAAGTTATAGTTATTTCCACAAGTCTGCGTCACGGCTCAAACAGCGACATGTTAGCAGACAAGTTCGTTGAAGGAGCAAAGGCTGCCGGAAACAAAGTAGAGAAGATTTCTCTTGTAGGTAAGAATATACAGTTTTGCAAAGGCTGCTTCGGTTGCCAAAAGCTGGGCCGCTGTGTCATCAACGACGATGTGAACGACATCATGGCAAAGGTACTGGAGGCCGATGTAGTATGTTGGGCTACACCTATTTACTATTATGAGATGAGCGGTCAGATGAAGACCCTCATAGACCGCATGAACGGTATGTACGAACAGGATTATCAGTTCCGCGATGTCTATATGCTGTCAACGGCAGCAGAAGACGAGGACGATACTTCGACGAGAGCAGAAGCAGGCCTGAAAGGATGGGTGGATTGCTATCCTAAGTCACGCATGGCTGGCACACTATTCTGTGGAGGCGTGAACGAAGCTCGTGAGATAATGGGTAATCCCAAACTCCAAGAGGCATTTGAATTAGGAGAAAAGGTATAA